The following nucleotide sequence is from Chelonia mydas isolate rCheMyd1 chromosome 5, rCheMyd1.pri.v2, whole genome shotgun sequence.
AGTAATGCTTCAAGCAGTACTTTTTCCTCATGGGTAGTCTGTTAAGGAGGGAGATCATGCTGTTCTTTGGCTCCTCCACTCACCCAAGTAATAGAATTACttacatttctaaaaaaaagGGACATGAAATCCTTTAGCTAAACATTAAAGATGCCCCAGTTATGGCCAACGTAGACTTTAGTATAGACCAGTCATCTACTATGTTAGAACAACACAAGTTAGAATTAGAAATAATGTTACAATTTCACATGCGCTGCATGGAAATCTATGAGAGTGTTTCAGCAGGAGACAAACATGTTTCCTCTTCATCTAACACTACATTCTTCCATCTGGAGAGAGACAACACTGACTTCACAATTGCCAAAGAAATCCTGACAAGGATACGCAAGGCAAGGAAAGCAAATGGGACTACAATCTGCATGATGTGAAAAATCGCTGTGCTGAACTTACTTAACAAGCAGGTTAGAAAGAAGGCTCCGAGGCTGACACAAGGGTAGAGAGCAAGCTTAGCAAACATAAAAGCATGTTCCTTGCCGCCATACCTAGCCAAAGGATGCAAGGTTTCCCTTTCATGGAACAGAGCTGTAATCCATATAGCAAACTGAAAGATGCTGGCAAAGAAAGTGATTACACAGCTGACCTGAATAGCTTCGATTTCATTGTGAGACTTCTCTGCAAATTCACTGGTCAGCTGGTAACCGAGAGGAAGCCCTCCAATGAAAGCCAATGAAAATGTGTTGAGCAGTCCCATAAATCGAGTTGTTTTTGTTATGTAAAGAAAGAGCGAGTGGTGGACAAACCAGAGAAGACCAGTTGTTACAAAAGAGGCAAAGTAGGCAAGGAAGTTTGGTCCATATTCACTTAAAGCTTCAATGAGGCGGTCATGGAATCTGTCTTTAACTTCTTTGGAATCAGGGACATTGTCCTCACTGTTGAGAAAAACGTTATTTTAGTTGGCATATTAGTGGTATAATGGTACAATCTGAGAGCAGTAAACATGTAGTTCCACTGTGGAGAGTAACTATGAATAACATCATAGGCTTCCAGGTTTATTGTGCTTCAGTGATCCCCCAGTTTACAAGTTAAAAAGCAATTCTTATAATTGACTGCTCTGCAAATTCATCCTAGGATCTGAAAGCTTCCTGGATCGTGTAATATCAATGATAAAGTTCTCCAGCTGAGCTTCATTATCATTTCTGTTGATGATATCAGAAccagaacagaattcagcttcCTAACCCTTTGCCTGACAGAGCCAGCATCTGACTTTCTAAATATGTGGCTAGATCGTCTTTTCCAAACTTCTGAGAATGGAGTATGTGAAGCCTGGTATAATTGCATTAAAGAGGGGTAGGGTTTACTGATTCACACATGGAGAGGCGAGAAGAGTTCTTTGTTAATAGTTTGGTTGTATGATTTGTTTACATTAGGGTAACTAGGATAAGAGGATTGGTGCAATTGTTTGTAtacatcaaaataaaataagtcCATTCTCTTTCAACACCTGACAACGTATGTACCCACATACAGCCCCATGAGGACTTGGAAGACCccggttcaattccctgcttcgcCACAGACAACCTGCATGACTGTGGGCAAATCATTAGCCTCAGTTCCTAtccgtacaatggggataacagccctgtgCTACTTCACGGGGGGGGCCGAGAGGATAAATATATTCAAGACTGTAAAGCCCttgagatgtactgatgaaaaACTCTATgtaagaggtaggtattattattaccattACATTTATATCAGACAACTCAGGGTGTGTCAGTCAGCACAAAGCCTTACCATATATCCAAAATGAGCAGGGTTGCAACAATAGCATACACGCCATCACTGAACGCCTCCACTCGTTCCTTACTCAAAGGTTCATTGAGGTAAAAAGTGAAGGCCTCTAAGCGATGacgctcctcctcctcttctggaCCTGCCAACCATAATTCAGGAGTTTAGTTTGTGTTCTGTATAAATCAAAACATTCAACAACAAGCTTTACACTAGAACTTCAACAGTCTAGTCTGATGCCCCTGCTCTCTCAAATCTCAAACTTGTGGAAGTAACAAGGCACTGCTCAATCTGACAATTCAATCACGCTGCTTTCCACTGCAGCCATCCCTTTCCTGTGGCTTATGTTGCCTGTTTCAATAAGAAGGCCTTCAGGGCACGGGACTCATCTTAGAAGCATCTCACACACTGTAGGTACGAGGTGAACAATGACTCAATGTTAGTGTTTTAGTTTAATATTTTGATAAGTCACAAGACAGAAACCCTGTTACAGCTCAGGAATCTCTAATGGATCTTGGGGCTCCAGTCTGAGTGGAGGACTTCCATTAGTCATTTTTTATTAGCCCTTTCTCTGTCTTTAGAAGATAGAGCTCTAGTGCGACTCCAAATTAGATGGTCCCAGGTGCACTAAATACAGAAGagctactgtcaaggttccttccccactctgaactctagtgttcagatgaggggacctgcatgaaaaaccccctaagcttatttttaccagcttaggttaaaacttccccaaggtacaaactattttaccttttgtccctggactttattgctgccaccaccaagcgtctaacaaatataaccgggaaagagcccacttggaaacatctttcccccccaaaaatccccccaagccctacaccccctttcctggggaaggcttgataaaaatcctcaccaatttgcataggtgaacacagacccaaacccttggatcttaagaacaatgaaaaagcaatcaggttcttaaaagaagaattttaattgaagaaaaagtaaaagaatcacctctgtaaaatcaagatggtaaataccgtacagggtaatcagattcaaaacatagagaatccctctaggcaaaaccttaagttacaaaaagacacaaaaacaggaatatacattctattcagcacaacttattttatcagccatttaaacaaaaccacagaatctaacacatatctaactagattgcttattaaccctttacaggagttctgacctgcattcctgctctggtcccggcaaaagcaacacacagacagagagaaccctttgtatccccccgccctccagctttgaaagtatctcatctcctcattggtcattttggtcaggtgccagcgaggttatctttagcttcttaaccctttacaggtgaaagggtttttcctctggccaggagggatttaaaggtggttcgccttccctttatatttatgacacgccccccaaatcacagatagggtgaaacgctggctgtgatttcttagtggagctctaggaaaaaacagagttaataagacacatgcacctctaaatatactaccaagtatataaagactaacaatattttccacatctcaaggacaattttaaccagttgattctgggaaactttcatgggagagtgcatcagccactttgttagaagctcctgagatgtgttggacgtcgaaatcaaaatcttggagagctaaactccaccgaataagttttttgttatttcccgtggcggtatgaagccactgtagcgcagcatggtcggtttgcaggtggaaacgccgtccccaaatgtatggacgtagcttttccagagcgtagacaatggcgtaacattctttttcactgactgaccagttgctttccctctgagacagcttcttgctgagaaacactacagggtggaattcttgatccggtccttcctgcattaaaacttctcccacaccacgctcggacgcatctgtggttactaggaacggtttgtcaaagtctggggcccttagcacagggtcagacatgagtgtcgctttaagctggttaaaggccttctgacactcttcggtccactgaacggcatttggctgtttctttttggttaggtctgttagtggggcggcgatttggctgtattgcggtacaaatcgcctttaatatccggccaagcctaagaaggattggacctgtttctttgactttgggacaggccacttttggatagcatccactttggcctgtagggggctgacagttccttgacccacctggtgtcccaGGTAAGTCATCTGTTTAGGCCtctttgacacttcttagccttaacaattagtcctgcctcccttatgtgctcgaagactttttgtagatgttccaggtgttctgcctaggaatccaaaaatatggccacatcatcaaggtaggcgactgcatattctcctaatcccgctaggagaccatctacaagtctttggaaggtagCGGGTACATTCTGCAGCCCGAAacggagtacattaaattcatacagcccgacatgtgtggtgaaggctgacctttcctttgcGGATTCagctagcggtacctgccagtaccccttggttaagtccaaggtagagatgaactgggcccgtcccagtttctctaatagttcatctgtgcgtggcattggatagttgtctgggcgagttacagcatttagcttacggtagtccacacaaaaacatATCtgcccatctggtttgggaactagaaccactggagatgcccatgcactgccagaggggcggattacccccatgtgtagcatatcctggatctcccgttctatagcagttttagcttgaggagacacccagtaaggttggactttaattgggtgagcattacctgtgtcaatggagtggtatgcctgttatgtcaaggttccttccctactctgaactctagggtacagatgaggggacctgcatgaaaagccccctaagcttattcttaccagcttaggttaaaacttccccaaggtacaaactattttaccttttgtccctggactttattgctgccaccaccaagcgtctaacaaatataaccgggaaagagcccacttggaaacgtctttccccccccaaaatccccccaagccctacaccccctttcctggggaaggcttgataaaaatcctcaccaatttgcataggtgaacacagacccaaacccttggatcttaagaacaatgaaaaagcaatcaggttcttaaaagaagaattttaattgaagaaaaagtaaaagaatcacctctgtaaaatcaggatggtaaataccttacagggtaatcagattcaaaacatagagaatccctctaggcaaaaccttaggttacaaaaagacacaaaaacaggaatatacattctattcagcacaacttattttatcagccatttaaacaaaacagaatctaacgcatatctaactagattgcttattaaccctttataggagttctgacctgcattcctgctctggtcccggcaaaagcaacacacagacagagagaaacttttgtttcctcccccctccagctttgaaagtatcttgtctcctcattggtcattttggtcaggtgccagcgaggttatctttagcttcttaaccctttacaggtgaaagggtttttcctctggccaggagggatttaaaggtggttagccttcactttatatttatgacagctaccTATATCAAAAAAACACTTCCAGATTCAGAGAAGTAATCAGGCATTTCCAGGAATCAAAGGAAAACTCATATTTGAAAGCTAAATGAGTCAAACACCAGCATCTCATCTCTTTATAGTCCCTCTCAAGACCAAGCATCTGCTTCTACTGCAGTGATATGTCAAAGCATCATACTGCACACAACAAAAGTTACCATAATGCCATAAAGAAAAAGTGCATACAATGTCTTCTTTTTCCTTAGTCTTTATAATTGTTTTATTatgtca
It contains:
- the TMEM175 gene encoding endosomal/lysosomal potassium channel TMEM175 isoform X2, translating into MSALRPQAEGEAAPGPPRHSGELGSTQASTRLLAYSDALLSIIATVMILPVAHTKIHPDQKLGESIQQLLLMKIAVYLMTFLIVTVAWAAHIRLFQVIELIDDVLALLNLACMMLITFLPYTAVIVAYGFYHPYLLNHQIQMSENQAFYKHHILQIILRGPVLCFLAAVFSFFFIPMSYVLLGLVIFLPHITRLIIWCKNKTGGPEEEEERHRLEAFTFYLNEPLSKERVEAFSDGVYAIVATLLILDICEDNVPDSKEVKDRFHDRLIEALSEYGPNFLAYFASFVTTGLLWFVHHSLFLYITKTTRFMGLLNTFSLAFIGGLPLGYQLTSEFAEKSHNEIEAIQVSCVITFFASIFQFAIWITALFHERETLHPLARYGGKEHAFMFAKLALYPCVSLGAFFLTCLLSKFSTAIFHIMQIVVPFAFLALRILVRISLAIVKSVLSLSRWKNVVLDEEETCLSPAETLS
- the TMEM175 gene encoding endosomal/lysosomal potassium channel TMEM175 isoform X1, producing MSALRPQAEGEAAPGPPRHSGELGSTQASTRLLAYSDALLSIIATVMILPVAHTKIHPDQKLGESIQQLLLMKIAVYLMTFLIVTVAWAAHIRLFQVIELIDDVLALLNLACMMLITFLPYTFSLMASFPGVPFGIFMFSTCAIVIGLIQAVIVAYGFYHPYLLNHQIQMSENQAFYKHHILQIILRGPVLCFLAAVFSFFFIPMSYVLLGLVIFLPHITRLIIWCKNKTGGPEEEEERHRLEAFTFYLNEPLSKERVEAFSDGVYAIVATLLILDICEDNVPDSKEVKDRFHDRLIEALSEYGPNFLAYFASFVTTGLLWFVHHSLFLYITKTTRFMGLLNTFSLAFIGGLPLGYQLTSEFAEKSHNEIEAIQVSCVITFFASIFQFAIWITALFHERETLHPLARYGGKEHAFMFAKLALYPCVSLGAFFLTCLLSKFSTAIFHIMQIVVPFAFLALRILVRISLAIVKSVLSLSRWKNVVLDEEETCLSPAETLS
- the TMEM175 gene encoding endosomal/lysosomal potassium channel TMEM175 isoform X4, with translation MMLITFLPYTFSLMASFPGVPFGIFMFSTCAIVIGLIQAVIVAYGFYHPYLLNHQIQMSENQAFYKHHILQIILRGPVLCFLAAVFSFFFIPMSYVLLGLVIFLPHITRLIIWCKNKTGGPEEEEERHRLEAFTFYLNEPLSKERVEAFSDGVYAIVATLLILDICEDNVPDSKEVKDRFHDRLIEALSEYGPNFLAYFASFVTTGLLWFVHHSLFLYITKTTRFMGLLNTFSLAFIGGLPLGYQLTSEFAEKSHNEIEAIQVSCVITFFASIFQFAIWITALFHERETLHPLARYGGKEHAFMFAKLALYPCVSLGAFFLTCLLSKFSTAIFHIMQIVVPFAFLALRILVRISLAIVKSVLSLSRWKNVVLDEEETCLSPAETLS
- the TMEM175 gene encoding endosomal/lysosomal potassium channel TMEM175 isoform X3 encodes the protein MKIAVYLMTFLIVTVAWAAHIRLFQVIELIDDVLALLNLACMMLITFLPYTFSLMASFPGVPFGIFMFSTCAIVIGLIQAVIVAYGFYHPYLLNHQIQMSENQAFYKHHILQIILRGPVLCFLAAVFSFFFIPMSYVLLGLVIFLPHITRLIIWCKNKTGGPEEEEERHRLEAFTFYLNEPLSKERVEAFSDGVYAIVATLLILDICEDNVPDSKEVKDRFHDRLIEALSEYGPNFLAYFASFVTTGLLWFVHHSLFLYITKTTRFMGLLNTFSLAFIGGLPLGYQLTSEFAEKSHNEIEAIQVSCVITFFASIFQFAIWITALFHERETLHPLARYGGKEHAFMFAKLALYPCVSLGAFFLTCLLSKFSTAIFHIMQIVVPFAFLALRILVRISLAIVKSVLSLSRWKNVVLDEEETCLSPAETLS